A window of the Ipomoea triloba cultivar NCNSP0323 chromosome 14, ASM357664v1 genome harbors these coding sequences:
- the LOC116004633 gene encoding probable NAD(P)H dehydrogenase (quinone) FQR1-like 3 yields MATTNVYIVFYSLYGHVETMAREIQKGANSVDGVKATLWQVPETLPDRVLEKMKSHPKADDVPVISPEQLLEADGFLFGSPSRFGVMAAQMKAFFDATHPLWATQALAGKPAGIFWSTGFHGGGQELTALTAITQLAHHGMIFVPVGYTFGSGMFEMNEVRGGSSYGAGTYAADGSRQPTQLELQQAFHQGKYTAEITKKLKTKT; encoded by the exons ATGGCCACTACAAACGTGTATATAGT GTTTTACTCCCTGTACGGGCATGTGGAGACCATGGCGAGAGAGATACAGAAGGGGGCGAATTCTGTGGATGGCGTCAAAGCAACACTTTGGCAG GTTCCTGAGACCCTTCCCGACAGGGTTttggagaagatgaagagtcATCCCAAAGCCGATGATGTTCCTGTGATCTCGCCTGAACAGCTTTTGGAGGCTGATGGTTTCCTCTTTGGTAGCCCTTCTAGGTTTGGGGTGATGGCTGCTCAGATGAAGGCTTTTTTTGATGCCACACATCCGTTGTGGGCCACTCAAGCTCTCGCCGGAAAGCCCGCCGGAATCTTCTGGAGTACCGGCTTCCATGGCGGCGGCCAAGAACTTACAGC GTTAACAGCAATAACACAATTAGCACATCATGGCATGATATTTGTGCCTGTTGGATACACTTTTGGGAGTGGAATGTTTGAGATGAATGAAGTGAGAGGAGGGTCCAGCTATGGGGCTGGAACATATGCAGCAGATGGATCTCGTCAGCCCACACAACTGGAACTGCAACAGGCCTTTCATCAAGGGAAGTACACTGCAGAAATCACCAAGAAGCTCAAGACCAAAACTTGA
- the LOC116004631 gene encoding E3 ubiquitin-protein ligase AIRP2-like, with translation MGRSFKDSLKALEADIQLANTIALGHRRELDGACIQMRLAYSPASQFCLFLLQWFDCKVAGALGLLEVLVYMAYADGKTSMYIKERRASIREFYEIIFPSLQIQRGITDFEEMKQKEICSLRYSTKGKLSEIELEREAECGICLEPNSKVVMPDCRHSLCLRCFQEWRSRSQSCPFCRSNLRRVNSDDLWVCVEKSDTVELPLILREDWKRLYRYIENLPIILPDPRFTPYGSHLR, from the exons ATGGGTAGATCATTCAAGGATTCACTCAAAGCTCTGGAAGCTGATATTCAGCTCGCCAACACTAT AGCGTTAGGCCATCGCAGGGAGCTCGATGGAGCGTGTATTCAAATGAGACTGGCCTACAGTCCAGCTTCGCAATTCTGTCTTTTTCTCCTTCAATGGTTTGATTGTAAGGTTGCTGGCGCGCTAGGGCTGCTTGAAGTTCTTGTATATATG GCGTATGCTGATGGTAAAACATCTATGTACATTAAGGAAAGGAGAGCCAGCATTCGAGAATTTTATG AGATAATTTTCCCGTCACTGCAAATCCAAAGAGGGATTACTGATTTCGAAGAAATGAAACAGAAAGAAATATGTTCGCTCCGGTATTCGACCAAAGGGAAGCTTTCTGAAATTGAATTGGAAAGGGAAGCGGAATGTGGAATCTGCTTGGAACCTAATAGCAAAGTTGTTATGCCAGACTGCAGGCATTCGCTCTGCTTAAGATGCTTCCAGGAATG GCGCAGCCGGTCTCAGTCGTGCCCCTTTTGTCGAAGCAATCTCAGACGAGTAAACTCGGACGACCTTTGGGTATGCGTGGAGAAGAGTGACACTGTCGAGCTACCTCTAATTCTAAGGGAGGACTGGAAGAGGCTGTATAGGTACATCGAAAACCTACCAATTATCCTCCCAGACCCGCGCTTCACTCCCTATGGTTCTCACCTTCGGTGA